The genome window CAACAAGAGAAGCGGCAAACTGGCAGGTGTACAAGTTCATTTACACACTTACATATGCGCCGCTATAAATAGCAGTTGTTTTAAGGACTAGCAGCTTAATACGAAGTAGTCTACTCCCCTCTTCTATCCAATCTCACAACCCCACGCATAGGGACCGGGCGTGTGCACGTGCCTATATATACGTCACACAGACCTCTTCGTTTCGAAGAAGCAATCTGCATCCGCGAGGACTGCCCGTTGTCCTGCCCGGTGTCGGTTTGGCTGTGAGGGCGGGAGTCGTCGCATGGACTGACATGGCCACCGACCTCGCCATGAGCGCAGAGTTGCCCAATAGCCCCCTGGCCATCGAGTATGTCAACGACTTCGACCTTATGAAGTTCGAAGTAAAGAAGGAGCCTCCAGAGGCTGACCGTTACTGCCACCGCCTCCCCCCGGGAtcactctcctctacccctctcagCACGCCCTGCTCCTCCGTGCCTTCCTCGCCCAGCTTCTGCGCCCCCAGCCCCGGTGGCCAGTCGGGCCAAAACCTGGCCAACGGCGTCAACAGTAGCAACAACAGCGGAAGCAGCAACCCCCAGAGCTCGGGCGGAAAGCCGCACCTGGAGGACCTGTACTGGATCCCCAACTACCAGCACCACATTAACCCCGAAGCGCTCAATCTGACCCCCGAGGACGCCGTGGAGGCACTCATCGGCAAcgcccaccatcaccatcaccaccaccagggCTACGAGGGATTCCGCGGCCAGCAGTATGTAGGGGAGGACCTGTCCACGGCCTCGGCCGGCCACCATCACCAgacccaccatcaccaccaccaccatggacaCCGCCTCGAGGACCGATTCTCGGACGACCAGCTGGTCAGCATGACGGTGCGCGAGCTCAATCGGCAACTAAGGGGGTTCAGCAAAGAAGAGGTGATCCGCCTGAAGCAGAAGAGGCGCACGCTTAAGAACCGGGGCTACGCACAGTCCTGCCGCTACAAGCGGGTGCAGCAGAGGCACATGCTGGAGAGCGAGAAGTGCACGCTCCTAAACCAGGTGGAACAGCTGAAGCAGGACGTCGCGCGCCTGGCCAAAGAGCGAGATCTCTACAAGGAGAAGTACGAGAAGCTCGCGAGCCGAAGCTACAACGGTGGCGGGCCCGGTAACAATAACAGAGACCCCTCTAACGGGAACCACGGGAAACCGGCCTCCACTGAATTCTTCATGTAAGAGACTGAATCATGGCATAAGACTTTTTCCCCCTTCAAACttatttaaatatttttaatgactattatttgtatttttctcagtttacattttttttattacagTTATTCCTTTTGGGGAGGGGGGCGGCTATCAGTGTACATTTTAAATGTACAACATAACATAATGCTTTATATTTATTTAAAGAAATAAGCAAGGTGGATGCGCGCATACAGTAAGTAATCAATGTGCGCAGATATAATTGTTGGATTGTTGGAAGTCTTAAAGATTGTGTTTTGGATTAACTTCAATACACCAACACCTCTTGACATGGACATTGGATCACATACTCTGTCAAATCAATAGACTGATTATTAGTTTATGATGCAATAGATCTCAGAGAAACCCTGATTAACGTTTGAAGTCTTTATGGAAAATATGAATCAAACTTGTCAAAGTATACCAGACAGAAAAACTAAACTGAAAACTGTTTTGATTCCTTATATGGTGTCTTAAAAGAGAGACTCCAGCGTCTTAAAACTGGGGGGAATCAAGGAAGAGAAACCGGTATTTATCATATTGGGACTGAAATGAAAGAGGGCGAACCACAGAAAAAGCAATAGCCTACACCTGTCGACGGATCCGACTGTGATGATGGAGGGGCACATGCTATAGCCTTTCTTCCCCGTTAACGAAAAGGCAACCTTTTGAATATTGCAAGTCTAGTTTCCATCCCTTTTAGTAACCCTGCATGCAGGACATGTATGGTACCCCAAACCTCCAATCCTCTCACCCCTATATGTTATGGAAAGCATGGCCCATggttctttcctcttctcttgcTTCGCCTCTTTCATCGCTCTCTGCAGTAAGGCCTGGGTATGCAAAAACACAACTTTATCCCCTATAATTCTGAGAGATGTAATAAAGAATGCAGAATAACCTGCGACCAGAACTAGTAATCTGCTATTACAAAATGGATGCGTTTTACCCGCTATTTTCAATCGATTTTTCTATTGTTTTAAATGAAAAGAAAAACTAAACAAAAAGAGATGATTAACTGAGCCAGATTTGAGACTATTTATTCCCACGTGTATATGTGTATAGAACAGTTATTGTGTTACCTTTTAAAACTTTTGTTGCTTGATGATGATGATTCAGAACGTCTTAATGCAATGTTTTAGGACTATCTTACAGCATGCAAATAGTCTACGATAACTTCCTACTTCTACTAGACATGTATGATGTAAACAAGAAGTCTAACTGTACTAAGATGAGAAACATTTGGGATTTTTTTATATTGATAGGACCTTTGTTGCGTATTACTGTTATGATAATAAGGTGAATAGAAACATTCGATGAGGTGATTTACTTAATGTAGCTACAAATATAAGGACTGCATTCGCTGCTAAAACTCTATGCACCAACCTAACTAAACTCTTAATAAATTGATTTCTACTTTTTAAAAAGTGTACAATTTGAGGTATAAGAACAATAAAGGTGATCTAATGGCTTGTGAATAATAATTGAATAATTCCGCAGTCCGGTGTCTTATAGCTCAATATAGCCTATTCTGTTTTATCTGATGTGTAGAAAGATGCCTGGTGGATGCTTGGATTGTCAATGATTATCTTTTTCTCTGAGGGTATGATTAAGTCAAAAATCATTATTCTGTCAACAAGAAATCCCTGGTACATGTGTTACCTGCTGCCTAGATATATGATGTGCAATATTGTGCAGAAGTACTGAACCACCTTGCCAATGCCAGTTAGTGCAAGGCTGATGGCGACATATGCAGGAATTACAGCTAGGTTGACAAGACAAGGAGAATTATGAGAGGTGTTTGCAAATCGGATCAaaatggagtgggagagagatgtTGTTTTCTACCTCCCAAGATACTGTTTAGTTAAAAATATATTAATATCCTTGTGATGCAAATCAATTAGTCTTAACTTTCAACGAAAtaatttattttggtgttttttctGGTTTGACAAATTTAGTCATGTTTTAGTGAAACAAATCAATATTGATCAATTATCTTTCAATCAATTCATGAATTACTCAATCCGTCAATATAGAGCAGAGTTATGTTGTTGGCCACCGAGATTGAACCTGTATTTATGGTCTTGAAGTTAGTTAGAATTTTTAGAATTCCAAAGTGACGTAAACACTCTCGCATCCCGGCAACATGGCGAAGTATCTTCTGCACAGTGCTGTCAATGTATAGCCTATATGATTTCTATATATTTATTcgagaaacatttaaatgtccgAACGTGTCAATAACTCAAggcaattaaatgtttcaagatGGAATGTTATTTAGAATCTTGCTTTCATAATGTTTAATAAAAAGTTATGTCCAAAATCTGTTCATCTCTTCCCATGTCTTTCGTTTAAATGTACCTTCAAGCATTGAAAATGTACGCCGTAAAAATAATGTTTATTCAGTAGGCCTGCAAACAAAGACTCTAAACATTTACAGTAGCCTAATAACAAAATAAATAGCAGGTTTTCTTATATAGGCTTAGCCTATGCATTATTCTCCTCTCGCTTGAAGTTCTCCGGTGTTTGCAACAGTAACGACACCTGGATTGCCTTTACAGAACGAGTAACTTATGTTCAATTATATTATTCATAATTTGAAAATATCCAGTAAAACGCAGGCGGATGTTGTAATAACCGTGCAATTTAAGAAGCACCCATACGCGTAATATTACCAAAACTATTAACGAATCAGGCAAAACGTACTGACACTACTTAGCCTATAGTCCACATGGTAAAATAAATCAACGAAAAGCTCATATTTTAGATATGTTTGTGGATGATTTTACTTTTTAGCTTCTGCAACGATTGTCCTTCTAAATAAGGCAACTGAGCGTCAACAAAAATTGAAGCAATCTGTTGCAAAAGGTAGGTTATAGCATACAGAAACGAAACAACAATACTCACGTTTGTCTTATTTAAAATGGTAAAGTATTAGctatttattgttattattaggcttttattattattacaatttGATCATTATCCTGACTTTCTTGTTTACATTGTGATGTATTTTAGGATACACTTGAACTACTTTAATAATTCTTATCTCAAACGAACAGTGTAGCCTATTATCGCACATCAACCGCAATCACTTGAATATGATGGGGGATTTTCATTAGAAACAGTGGGAACTTTGCGTTGTGATTCATCTTAGGCGATAAGAGAGAGGTGTTTGTTTAGATTTCTGTAATGACGCACATTAGTCTCATTTAACCGCAGTCCTAGTCCCTCTGCTCCGTATCCAGTAACATCACTGGACCAATTTGTCTTTCCATACAGCCACGTAGGCTACTATTGGCTACTCTTCGTGCAGCCCATTCTCCCCCTGCCACGAGCTTGTATACTGTCCCGGGATAGCCCGTCACTCAGCGGGCCTCTCGGGGACTTGGTGCGTGTTTGCTGCTGGTGGGCCGGGGAGGCTTTCGACGCAGCTGAGGAGGTTCTGAGACGAGGCGGGTATAAAAGGTGGGAGACCCGAAGCCTCTCTAACCGCAGTCTAGTTGTGTGCTGCATGCTTGTTTGTAATGTGTAAACAGTAAACACGTTTTTTTCTGCCATGGTTCAGTGACGCTCTGGTTTAGCTGTTTTTAGAGCCAAGCCTATtttgggtcagtgtgtgtgtatttgtgtgtgctcGCCCGTGcacggtgtgtgtgtatttgtgtgtgctcGCCCGTGcacggtgtgtgtgtatttgtgtgtgctcGCCCGTGcacggtgtgtgtgtatttgtgtgtgctcGCCCGTGcacggtgtgtgtgtatttgtgtgtgctcGCCCGTGcacggtgtgtgtgtatttgtgtgtgctcGCCCGTGcacggtgtgtgtgtatttgtgtgtgctcGCCCGTGcacggtgtgtgtgtatttgtgtgtgctcGCCCGTgcacggtgtgtgtgtatgtgccacTCATTTCAAATGCATTTGTTTTTCCTCTCAGGGTGAGAAGTCAGTGAGGGGTGAGGTGACGATATAACATCCACCCAGACCATTCCTGCAGGGTCAATTACATCAGGCACAATATTACACCAGACACCAGAACTCCGAGTACGTCTCATGCAGGCGGCTTGCTATTATTGGGTTTAGGACAAGCAAGAAACAGATCGCTAACACACAACACTGCTTACCAGACACTCGGTTTAACAGCAGTATCAATGATCTGTGCCAGTCgattgtgtatgtacagtatgcttGTGTGCATATTAATTATGTCGGTTGTTATTGCAAGGCTGTCATATGTGTACTTGTCTGTGTGTTACCTTTGCACACGTATATCTAGCTGTGTAGCATAGGGCATAACAGTCAAACAACATATTACATCTAACTACTCGTTTGCTGTTCTCAGTGCTGCATCACAGTAATCTGTGTAGTACtgaagaggcagggagagggactCCGAGTAAGTGTGTTGTACACTGAGAGAATGAAGAGCTCAGCACCACCCAGACAAGGCGTTGCCACCACTGCTATGCTGTACAAAAACTCCGGTTATAATTGAACTATGCTGGTATAAGTGGGTGTGACTAGAAGTTATAAAAGGCCTCTGTCTGTATTGTCCTGTAATAAGATCCCAATCAGCTAAATAATCCCTGAAACACCTGCATGCTCGCCCCCACACTCGggatgtgtgtgtgcaggtgcgtGCGTGTTTACATGCATGCTATGTATGCGTGTTGTTTTCTTCGCCCCTCCATGCTGGTTATATTTCTAGGGAAATGATCCTAATTAAATTAGAATTTTATTTGGTTTATAGTCTATATGCTATTGCTGCTTTTGACCTCAGGTAGCAGTTGGCACGCTTTAAAATCAGTAAGTTACATTTCATTGGATATTGTTTACATATTATTTACCAATTTCACACTTGCTTTTCCGTACTTGCATTTTCATCTATAAAGTTATACGTGTTCAACAACTGAAGCTAAACAATTTGTTAAATGGTTTTGCTTTGAGTATGAACGTAATGATTGAATTTGCCAAATCAATTTTCTCAATAGGCCATATTtcagtctcttccctctctgctctcgctccttccccactccccctcctctattccccctcttcctctggtTTTTGCTGACTCAGTGTATTCTCTGGGTGGCCTGACAGCCATCACTTCCccctgccactgctgctgctactacaccTCACCTAATCGCACACACTCCAATCTCTAACATACCTTAACGATATAGTAtaaacatgcatgcacacatttTATAGATACACTATTTCTATCGGTGCGTAaatgtgtgtggcattgtgtgtgttttattctGGGGATGTACAGTGTACAATACGTGTTTGCTTCCCGGTGTATGGTTACTTACGGCCCAAGGCACACGTGAAAAAGATAAAGGGAGCGATAGACTTGGAAAAATAGAGGTAATGAAAactaaggagagtgatagagagaaagcTAGGGATGAAAGCGGAGGTGTTGTGTCTCTGAGCTAccgttactactactgctgctactactactgatccGCGATTCCCCATAGTcagcgtcagagagagagatctacatTTGGCCGCCAAATAGTAAGGCTTAAGTTGGCACAGTGAAACAAAACTACCGTCTGTGTAGTGTCTAAAATGAGGTTATATTTAGGCTACCTTTTCATAATGATTTCCATTTAACTTTTCTGTAGGCCTACTGGTTACTTATTTTGGACAGCCTAACACCAGTGATATAAAACTCAGTAAAACCATGTAGGACTAGTAGGCGATAATAACGTTTTGTATTTCATTGTTTGAGAAATTACATTCCCCCCAAGGCATACATAAAAAAAATTCTAACAAGTAAGGCCTATTCCtgcagtactgtgtgtgtttgttttgtgttgGTATTTTTTCTGTTATTCCCAGAGGTATCTTTAGATTTGAACAGTTCGAACAGTTACCCCACGCAAATAAATCGACAGTTTGATAAATCGCCCACGAAGTGCTGTTAATGCTCACAGGGTATTAATAATTATTACGCTGATCTCGTGATTGAGTCACTGGCCTGGGGGAGTGCACCGTGCACGATTCCCAAACGTGGCGAAGTCATTATCGTGGAACGGTTTCCCACGCCGTGGCCTGGGCCTCGCGCCTCGCCGCTGTCCCACCCGAGCCCCAGCGGAGAAAAAAAAGTAATTTACCACTGGAGAA of Oncorhynchus gorbuscha isolate QuinsamMale2020 ecotype Even-year linkage group LG15, OgorEven_v1.0, whole genome shotgun sequence contains these proteins:
- the LOC123996320 gene encoding transcription factor MafAa gives rise to the protein MATDLAMSAELPNSPLAIEYVNDFDLMKFEVKKEPPEADRYCHRLPPGSLSSTPLSTPCSSVPSSPSFCAPSPGGQSGQNLANGVNSSNNSGSSNPQSSGGKPHLEDLYWIPNYQHHINPEALNLTPEDAVEALIGNAHHHHHHHQGYEGFRGQQYVGEDLSTASAGHHHQTHHHHHHHGHRLEDRFSDDQLVSMTVRELNRQLRGFSKEEVIRLKQKRRTLKNRGYAQSCRYKRVQQRHMLESEKCTLLNQVEQLKQDVARLAKERDLYKEKYEKLASRSYNGGGPGNNNRDPSNGNHGKPASTEFFM